The following are encoded together in the Adhaeribacter arboris genome:
- a CDS encoding alpha/beta fold hydrolase, translating to MKIHKKSFFKDSVLDREWLESWVQQLEKNNKRQYDRITLNTTLGKTHIWGLNTHEPNWETLVIFPGARTSSLFWDFDNGLDNIRHNLRIYLVETNGLPNLSDGHTPDIKSLDYGIWAAEILDKLRIEKTFVAGASFGGLICLKLGIVHPEKVKAIFLLNPGCLQPFSLTFKNLYYNLLPIFAPSKKNVQKFLDKAVFCKPNHQLSEASEKLIVDYELFAITRYKDNTQKPYYMADQLTQVTVATYLLEGTKDLLFPYQKSIANAKNKISSLKEVVVFKNVGHGIETYDKALQFIGETIKSYA from the coding sequence ATGAAAATACATAAGAAATCTTTCTTCAAAGATTCGGTGCTGGATAGAGAATGGTTGGAGAGTTGGGTGCAGCAATTAGAAAAAAATAACAAAAGGCAATACGACCGAATAACTCTGAACACAACTTTAGGTAAAACCCATATTTGGGGTTTAAACACCCATGAACCTAATTGGGAAACTTTGGTTATTTTTCCCGGCGCCCGTACCAGTTCTTTGTTCTGGGATTTTGATAATGGACTCGACAATATCCGCCACAACTTACGAATCTACCTGGTAGAGACAAATGGGTTACCTAATTTGAGTGACGGCCATACGCCGGATATAAAATCCTTGGATTATGGAATATGGGCCGCCGAAATTCTGGATAAACTTAGAATTGAAAAAACCTTTGTGGCGGGTGCTTCTTTTGGCGGTCTTATTTGCCTGAAACTAGGAATAGTGCATCCGGAAAAAGTAAAAGCAATTTTTCTTTTGAACCCCGGTTGTTTGCAACCCTTTTCTTTAACGTTTAAAAATCTTTATTATAATCTGCTACCTATTTTTGCGCCAAGTAAAAAGAATGTACAAAAGTTTTTAGATAAAGCGGTTTTCTGTAAACCTAATCACCAATTATCCGAAGCTTCGGAAAAACTGATTGTGGATTACGAGTTATTTGCCATAACCCGTTATAAAGATAATACGCAGAAACCTTATTACATGGCCGACCAGCTTACCCAAGTAACGGTGGCTACTTATTTACTGGAAGGAACAAAAGATTTACTGTTTCCTTACCAGAAATCGATTGCGAATGCTAAAAACAAAATAAGCAGTTTAAAGGAAGTAGTCGTTTTTAAGAATGTTGGCCATGGTATTGAAACGTATGACAAAGCCCTCCAATTTATCGGGGAAACCATTAAGAGTTACGCATAA
- a CDS encoding HAD hydrolase-like protein, which translates to MIKKFLKKYSLENKEIIYVGDEARDIVACKKNQVLSIWVNWRYDIPEVAGKENPDFIAGTPADILEIVKSEQPNLKRQED; encoded by the coding sequence GTGATAAAAAAGTTTTTGAAAAAATACTCGCTTGAAAACAAAGAGATAATTTATGTGGGCGATGAAGCCCGGGATATTGTAGCTTGTAAAAAAAATCAAGTATTATCTATTTGGGTAAATTGGCGATACGATATTCCAGAAGTAGCCGGCAAAGAAAATCCTGATTTTATTGCCGGTACTCCCGCCGACATTTTAGAAATTGTAAAATCGGAACAGCCTAATTTAAAGCGGCAAGAAGATTAA
- a CDS encoding glycoside hydrolase family 127 protein: MKKYFLPVAFFAFVSVSLRAQTPTKKFEPVSFSQVTITDNFWKPKLDKVATTTLQACIYQTEGKTARIRNFEKVARKQNEKHEGIYYDDSDVYKALEAIAYSLKNHPDAALEKKADEWIDKIAAAQLPDGYLNTYYTLTDLSKRWTDMEKHEDYNAGHLLEAAVAYYNTTGKRKLLDVAIRFADHIDNTFRLQNRHWVSGHQEIELALMKLYHATHNDRYLKLADWYLEQRGHGYGKGVIWDQWKDPKYCQDDVPVKEQKEITGHAVRAMYLYTGAADVAAATKDAGYLQAMNNVWEDVIFRNMYITGGIGSSGKNEGFSKDFDLPNEEAYCETCASVGMVFWNQRMNLLTGDAKYVDVLERSLYNGALDGLSLSGDRFFYGNPLASSGQHARSEWFGTACCPSNISRLVASLGDYIYGQSAKGLWVNLFVGSHTTIKVGKSTIPVKMETNYPWNGNVKVILNPTKPVKYAVNLRIPGWVKGTPAPGNLYSFTSHAASAFKVSVNGKPATYREENGYAVLDRNWRQGDVVELNLPMEIKRVTAKTDLTYTNDRVALQRGPLVYCVEGADNNGQAWNIILPENTALEAKQYTVLNEPVMAIQAKAPVIITSADGTGVQTQQKEVIAIPYYTWANRGKNPMQVWLPTKVKEVKINSGN; encoded by the coding sequence ATGAAGAAATATTTTCTGCCGGTAGCGTTTTTTGCTTTTGTAAGTGTCTCGCTTCGGGCGCAAACACCCACCAAAAAGTTTGAGCCGGTAAGCTTTTCGCAGGTAACTATTACCGATAATTTCTGGAAACCTAAATTAGATAAAGTAGCCACTACTACCTTACAGGCCTGTATTTACCAAACCGAAGGTAAGACCGCCCGCATCCGGAACTTCGAGAAGGTTGCCCGCAAACAAAACGAAAAGCACGAGGGTATTTATTACGACGACAGCGATGTGTACAAAGCCCTTGAAGCAATAGCTTATTCCTTGAAAAATCACCCCGATGCGGCCCTGGAAAAAAAAGCCGATGAATGGATTGATAAAATTGCGGCGGCCCAGTTACCCGACGGTTATTTAAATACTTATTATACCTTAACCGACCTGAGTAAACGCTGGACCGATATGGAAAAGCACGAAGATTATAATGCCGGCCATTTACTCGAAGCGGCTGTTGCGTATTATAACACCACCGGTAAAAGAAAATTGCTGGACGTAGCCATCCGGTTTGCCGATCACATTGATAATACTTTTCGCTTACAGAACCGCCATTGGGTAAGTGGCCACCAGGAAATAGAACTGGCTCTAATGAAATTATACCATGCTACGCACAACGATCGCTACCTGAAACTGGCGGATTGGTATTTAGAACAGCGGGGCCACGGATACGGCAAGGGAGTTATCTGGGACCAATGGAAAGACCCAAAATATTGCCAGGATGATGTTCCGGTGAAAGAACAAAAAGAAATTACGGGTCATGCCGTGCGGGCCATGTACTTATACACCGGTGCCGCCGATGTAGCCGCTGCCACCAAAGATGCCGGTTACCTGCAAGCCATGAATAACGTGTGGGAAGACGTCATTTTCCGGAACATGTATATTACCGGCGGCATTGGCTCCTCGGGTAAAAACGAAGGCTTCTCGAAAGATTTCGATTTGCCGAACGAAGAAGCTTACTGCGAAACTTGCGCCTCCGTAGGCATGGTATTCTGGAACCAACGCATGAATTTACTAACCGGCGACGCCAAGTACGTGGATGTTTTGGAACGAAGCCTGTACAATGGAGCCTTGGACGGCTTAAGTTTAAGCGGCGATCGTTTCTTTTACGGCAACCCGTTGGCTTCCAGCGGCCAACATGCACGGAGTGAGTGGTTTGGAACGGCCTGCTGTCCTTCTAATATTTCTCGCTTAGTCGCCTCGCTGGGTGATTATATTTACGGACAATCGGCTAAAGGGCTTTGGGTGAATTTATTTGTAGGCAGCCATACCACGATAAAAGTGGGTAAAAGTACTATCCCCGTGAAAATGGAAACCAATTACCCTTGGAACGGAAACGTAAAAGTAATCCTAAACCCGACCAAGCCCGTGAAGTATGCGGTAAACCTGCGAATTCCCGGTTGGGTGAAAGGAACGCCGGCTCCCGGAAATTTGTATTCTTTTACTTCCCATGCAGCTTCGGCATTTAAGGTTTCGGTAAACGGCAAACCAGCTACTTACCGCGAAGAAAACGGCTATGCAGTATTAGACCGGAATTGGCGCCAAGGCGATGTAGTAGAATTGAATTTACCCATGGAAATAAAAAGAGTTACGGCTAAAACCGATTTAACTTACACCAACGATCGCGTGGCTTTACAACGCGGACCTTTGGTGTATTGCGTAGAAGGAGCCGATAACAATGGCCAGGCCTGGAACATTATTCTTCCGGAAAATACCGCTTTAGAAGCAAAGCAGTATACCGTTTTAAACGAACCCGTCATGGCTATTCAGGCCAAAGCCCCGGTAATTATCACTTCTGCAGATGGTACTGGAGTACAAACCCAGCAAAAAGAAGTAATTGCTATTCCGTATTACACCTGGGCTAACCGGGGCAAAAATCCGATGCAGGTATGGTTGCCCACCAAAGTAAAAGAGGTGAAAATTAACAGCGGAAATTGA
- a CDS encoding YihY/virulence factor BrkB family protein: MGLQQKYVEERRPYRKFIVFLKRLRFSQGRLSVYDILEVLIRELRLDSLTKRASYMAFNFTLSIFPTIIFLFTLIPYIPIPDLNNSILTFLQDFMPKEMYAAASGTIEDIVNIPRGGLLSVNFLFALVLSTNGIMSLMDAFDKKYKTFRQRSYLRKRLIATGLTLMLSFILITSIGIIFFGTYLLDVLVFYEIVTEAFTYTLIVALKYLAIIFLFLLATCSIYYYVPAIHDKWPFFSAGAVVATLLIFLVSWLFSLYIRIFDTYNHFYGSIGALVGLMIWLDFISMTLVLGFEINISIDSITKRVSRVNS; this comes from the coding sequence ATGGGATTACAACAGAAATACGTAGAAGAGCGACGGCCGTACCGTAAGTTCATTGTGTTTCTGAAGCGGCTTCGCTTTAGCCAAGGCAGGCTTTCGGTTTACGATATTCTGGAGGTACTGATTCGGGAGCTACGGCTGGATTCACTCACCAAACGAGCTTCGTACATGGCCTTTAACTTTACCTTGTCTATTTTTCCTACCATCATATTTTTGTTTACCTTAATCCCGTACATTCCTATTCCGGATCTAAATAACAGCATTCTTACCTTTTTGCAGGATTTTATGCCGAAAGAAATGTACGCGGCGGCTTCCGGTACTATCGAAGATATTGTAAATATTCCGCGAGGGGGGTTATTGTCGGTTAACTTTTTATTTGCCCTGGTGCTTTCCACAAATGGCATTATGTCGCTGATGGATGCTTTTGATAAGAAGTATAAAACTTTTCGGCAACGGTCTTACCTGCGCAAACGCTTGATTGCTACTGGCCTCACGCTAATGTTATCGTTCATTCTTATTACGTCCATCGGGATTATTTTCTTCGGTACGTACCTGCTCGATGTGCTGGTTTTTTACGAAATTGTTACGGAAGCATTTACCTATACTTTAATTGTCGCGCTTAAGTACCTGGCCATTATTTTTCTTTTTTTACTGGCTACTTGTTCTATTTATTACTACGTACCCGCCATTCACGATAAATGGCCTTTCTTTTCGGCGGGAGCAGTAGTAGCCACTTTGCTAATCTTCCTGGTGTCCTGGCTATTTTCTCTTTATATCCGGATATTCGATACCTATAATCATTTTTACGGTTCTATTGGGGCTTTAGTCGGCTTAATGATCTGGCTTGACTTTATTTCCATGACCTTAGTATTAGGTTTTGAAATTAACATTAGCATTGATTCGATTACCAAGCGGGTTTCACGGGTTAATTCTTAA
- a CDS encoding sugar phosphate isomerase/epimerase family protein: MNKIGFNVLAWSAVMSDAILPIVDRLKETGYEGVEFFVGSPDIAAYKRIGDHCRHLGLEVTTVSVVGREENPISPEATVRAKSLDRLKWVIDRTHDLQAKILCGPLHSAHAVFAQHAPEDQEYGWGAEVLHAAGEHAAQAGVTLGLEALNRFESYLCNTMAQLTRLLEQAQHPNVRAMFDTHHANIEEKKFTQAIQTIAPYLVHVHISENDRGTPGDGHINFDEAFAALAQIKYKGMLTIEAFSRNDPDFANSIGVWREFSPPWDIAEKGLTFIRQMCQKHGL; this comes from the coding sequence ATGAATAAAATTGGATTTAATGTTTTGGCCTGGTCGGCGGTTATGTCGGATGCCATATTGCCGATTGTAGATCGGTTAAAAGAAACCGGGTACGAGGGAGTGGAATTTTTTGTGGGTTCGCCGGATATTGCCGCCTACAAACGCATCGGGGATCATTGCCGTCATTTGGGTTTAGAGGTAACTACTGTTTCGGTGGTAGGCAGAGAAGAAAATCCAATCAGTCCGGAGGCGACCGTACGGGCCAAGAGCTTAGACCGGCTTAAATGGGTAATTGATCGAACCCACGACTTACAAGCCAAAATTCTTTGCGGGCCGCTGCATTCCGCCCACGCGGTGTTTGCCCAACATGCACCCGAAGATCAGGAATACGGCTGGGGAGCCGAGGTATTACACGCGGCCGGGGAACATGCGGCTCAAGCTGGCGTAACCTTAGGCTTAGAAGCTCTTAACCGTTTCGAGAGTTACCTGTGCAATACAATGGCGCAACTTACCCGCTTACTTGAGCAGGCTCAACATCCCAACGTAAGAGCCATGTTTGATACGCACCACGCTAACATCGAAGAAAAGAAATTTACTCAGGCTATCCAAACTATTGCGCCTTACCTGGTACACGTGCACATCAGTGAAAACGACCGTGGAACTCCCGGCGATGGTCATATAAATTTTGATGAGGCTTTCGCGGCATTAGCTCAAATTAAGTATAAAGGAATGCTTACCATTGAAGCTTTTTCCCGGAACGATCCGGATTTTGCCAATTCTATCGGTGTCTGGCGGGAATTTTCTCCGCCCTGGGATATTGCCGAGAAAGGCTTAACTTTTATCCGGCAAATGTGCCAAAAACACGGTTTGTAA
- a CDS encoding lysophospholipid acyltransferase family protein, with translation MLAKFLSKIIFKVSGWKVIGRIPASVPKCIMIAAPHTSNWDFLYARCAFYIMGVDVRFTIKKEAVKWPLLGPWIQYMGALPVDRSKNNSLVQAMIDIFNQNEKMVILITPEGTRKYQPRWRRGFYHAAVGAKVPICLGYLDYAKKEAGVGPIFYPTGNIEKDLEEILAFYRTKTAKFPANGVR, from the coding sequence ATGCTGGCAAAATTTTTATCAAAAATAATATTTAAAGTTTCGGGCTGGAAAGTAATTGGCCGCATTCCGGCGAGCGTTCCTAAATGTATTATGATTGCGGCACCACATACGAGTAATTGGGATTTCTTGTATGCCCGTTGTGCTTTTTATATTATGGGGGTAGATGTTCGTTTTACCATTAAGAAAGAAGCAGTTAAATGGCCTTTGCTGGGTCCCTGGATTCAATATATGGGAGCCTTACCCGTAGACAGAAGTAAAAACAACAGCCTGGTACAAGCCATGATCGATATTTTTAACCAGAACGAGAAAATGGTAATTCTAATTACGCCGGAAGGAACCCGTAAATACCAGCCACGTTGGCGGCGGGGCTTTTACCACGCCGCGGTAGGTGCTAAGGTACCCATTTGCTTAGGCTACCTCGACTACGCCAAAAAAGAAGCGGGAGTGGGACCCATCTTCTATCCTACCGGTAACATCGAGAAAGATTTAGAAGAAATTCTGGCCTTTTACCGGACTAAAACCGCTAAATTTCCGGCAAACGGAGTACGTTAA
- a CDS encoding MGH1-like glycoside hydrolase domain-containing protein — MDTNEYERLEQSPNNRNWKSWGPYLAERQWGTVREDYSPNGDAWNFITHDLARSNAYRWGEEGIAGFCDYQQILCLAPVFWNGQDPILKERLFGLTNGQGNHGEDVKEIYFHLDSSPTHSYCQYLYKYPQTPFPYDDLIQKNRLDRFQPEYEILDTGAFNHNRYFDIFIEYAKADTHDILLQITVHNRAEEPAPIHVLPHLWFRNYWKHSPEYAVPRITSISSDCLKTYSTRNGAFFLYHDAVGQQLFCENETNNERIYRSANPTPFVKDGINNHVVNGLNTINPEQQGTKAAIWLQATVPAKSSVVFKVRLVRNRIIEPWTNFNRIFERRRAETDTFYREFIIPEKLAPTHQSIVRKAFGGLLWTKQFYYFDVYKWLNGEIKDKLPYRTDKRNAGWEHLTNRNIISMPDKWEYPWYAAWDLAFHATTFVHIDPNFAKQQLLLMLREYYMHPNGQIPSYEWNFSDVNPPVHAWGVWQVYDIDKKKTGVPDWDFLERAFQKLLMNFTWWVNRKDVNGNDIFEGGFLGLDNIGVFDRNQMPPGIKSLQQADATSWMAMFSLNMLRMSLELAKRNPAYEESAAKFFRHFLNIGWAMDNIGKKNISLWDDDDNFYYDAVQLDNGKSQRLKIRSLVGIIPLLAVEIINSKIFNQMSEFKRRAVGIIRTRPDLAELISHIEVQNGNGYHLFSIMRGFRLENVLKRLLDEAEFLSEFGIRSLSKYHEQNPYIFTYQGRQHVIQYEPGESTSSMFGGNSNWRGPIWFPMNYLIIQALRKYYKYYGKEYIYEFPTGSGNKLNLKQIARALTTRLLHLFEKDENGKTHYHSAHEPFTKDPHFKDHHFFYEFFNGDTGQGLGASHQTGWTALMANLLLEMAEEEE, encoded by the coding sequence ATGGATACGAACGAATACGAGCGGCTAGAACAATCGCCGAATAACCGAAACTGGAAAAGCTGGGGACCTTACCTGGCGGAGCGTCAATGGGGAACCGTTCGCGAAGATTATAGCCCAAACGGGGATGCCTGGAACTTTATCACCCACGATTTAGCCCGTAGCAATGCCTACCGTTGGGGCGAAGAAGGAATTGCCGGCTTCTGCGATTACCAGCAAATTCTATGTTTAGCTCCGGTTTTCTGGAATGGTCAGGATCCCATTTTAAAAGAGCGGCTCTTCGGACTGACCAACGGACAAGGCAACCACGGCGAAGATGTAAAAGAAATTTATTTTCACCTGGATTCTTCCCCCACGCATTCTTACTGCCAGTATTTGTATAAATACCCGCAAACGCCTTTTCCGTACGATGATTTAATCCAGAAAAACCGGCTCGACCGATTTCAGCCGGAATATGAAATTTTGGATACGGGAGCTTTTAACCATAACCGGTATTTTGACATATTTATTGAATACGCGAAAGCCGATACGCACGACATTCTCCTGCAGATTACCGTGCATAACCGGGCCGAAGAACCGGCGCCCATTCACGTGCTGCCGCATTTGTGGTTTCGGAATTACTGGAAGCACAGTCCGGAATATGCCGTACCCCGCATTACTTCCATATCTTCGGATTGTTTAAAAACTTACTCTACGCGCAACGGCGCTTTTTTCTTGTACCACGATGCCGTGGGGCAACAATTGTTCTGCGAGAACGAAACGAATAACGAGCGCATTTACCGGTCGGCTAATCCTACTCCTTTTGTAAAAGACGGCATTAACAATCACGTGGTAAACGGCCTGAATACCATTAATCCGGAGCAACAAGGTACCAAAGCGGCCATTTGGCTGCAAGCTACGGTTCCCGCAAAATCTTCAGTGGTATTTAAGGTGCGTTTAGTCCGGAACCGGATTATTGAACCCTGGACCAATTTTAATCGAATTTTTGAGCGCCGGCGCGCCGAAACCGATACTTTTTACCGCGAGTTTATTATTCCCGAAAAGTTAGCCCCGACTCACCAGTCCATTGTACGCAAGGCTTTTGGCGGTTTACTCTGGACGAAGCAGTTTTATTATTTCGACGTGTATAAATGGTTAAATGGGGAAATAAAAGATAAATTACCTTACCGCACCGATAAGCGGAATGCAGGTTGGGAACACCTCACTAACCGCAATATTATTTCCATGCCCGATAAGTGGGAATATCCTTGGTACGCCGCCTGGGATTTAGCTTTCCACGCCACTACGTTCGTGCACATCGACCCAAACTTTGCCAAGCAGCAATTATTACTCATGCTCCGGGAGTATTACATGCACCCCAATGGGCAAATACCCTCTTACGAGTGGAACTTTAGCGACGTAAACCCCCCGGTACATGCCTGGGGGGTTTGGCAGGTATATGACATTGATAAGAAAAAAACCGGCGTACCGGATTGGGACTTTCTGGAACGGGCTTTTCAGAAACTGCTGATGAACTTTACCTGGTGGGTAAACCGGAAAGACGTGAACGGGAATGATATTTTTGAAGGTGGCTTCTTGGGGCTGGATAATATCGGGGTTTTCGACCGTAATCAAATGCCGCCAGGTATTAAAAGTTTACAACAGGCCGATGCTACCAGTTGGATGGCCATGTTTTCTTTAAATATGCTGCGGATGTCGCTGGAGTTAGCGAAGCGCAATCCGGCTTACGAAGAATCGGCCGCTAAATTTTTCCGGCATTTCTTGAATATAGGCTGGGCCATGGATAATATCGGGAAAAAAAATATATCGCTGTGGGACGATGATGATAATTTCTATTACGATGCGGTACAATTAGATAATGGCAAAAGCCAGCGCCTTAAAATTCGTTCGCTGGTGGGCATTATACCGTTGTTGGCCGTGGAAATTATTAACAGCAAAATTTTCAATCAGATGAGTGAATTTAAACGCCGGGCCGTAGGTATTATTCGTACCCGGCCGGATTTAGCCGAACTTATTTCGCACATCGAAGTTCAGAACGGAAACGGTTATCACCTTTTTTCCATTATGCGCGGTTTCCGGTTAGAGAATGTCTTAAAACGGCTACTCGATGAAGCCGAATTTTTATCGGAGTTTGGGATACGATCCTTATCGAAATACCACGAGCAAAATCCGTATATTTTTACGTATCAAGGCCGCCAACATGTGATTCAGTACGAGCCCGGCGAAAGTACCAGTTCTATGTTCGGCGGTAATTCTAACTGGCGCGGCCCGATTTGGTTTCCCATGAATTATTTAATTATTCAGGCGCTCCGGAAATACTATAAATACTACGGCAAAGAATACATTTATGAATTCCCGACTGGTTCCGGTAATAAGTTAAATTTAAAGCAAATTGCCCGTGCGTTAACTACCCGTTTGCTGCATTTATTCGAAAAAGACGAAAACGGCAAAACGCATTACCATTCTGCCCACGAGCCTTTTACAAAAGATCCGCACTTTAAAGACCACCATTTTTTCTACGAATTTTTTAACGGCGATACCGGCCAAGGCTTAGGCGCTTCGCACCAAACCGGCTGGACGGCTTTAATGGCAAATCTGCTGCTGGAGATGGCGGAAGAAGAAGAGTAA
- a CDS encoding DUF5060 domain-containing protein, which yields MQKMNTAYLSLVFGFIVKWCFMFLIGILPLTQGNASTPLPKTSTFIRANNAREAIILAKEQVVSFSHVNADIDQPIQTLNHGAIHHLEALPTKNVNIKANIPPNSPPDVVRPPTNQALITEKFFSFSAGQYTDPDASDTLSFRATLADKSHLPAWLKFNAGTLTFSGTAPAIETDLTVLVTVTDKDQASVTINFRILVRRPTPPVISGELKKWHKITLTFNGPSASETDVVNPFLNYRLNVVFSKGSRKLVVPGYYAADGNAGESSTTNGAKWRVHFSPDETGKWTYRASFREGKNVAVSSAVNAGSAVAFDGVTGSFTVAPTNKTGSDLRAQGRLRYVGQHYLQFAETGKYFLKGGADSPENFLAYQEFDNTYSQNPAADYTKTYGSHLTDWQPGDPTWQAGKGKGIIGALNYLAGKGMNTVYFLTLNVNGDGKDVWPWTLPTEMVRYDVSKLDQWEIVFSHMDKLGLMLHVVTQEQENDQLLDNGELGTQRKLYYRELIARFGHHLAITWNLGEESTNTDAQRKAFSQYIRQLDPYKSPINVHSHPAQRAAVYTPLLGYTPLEGPSLQIVHPEDTHAETLYWLDQSAKSGHKWIVTLDEIGPSTTGVKPDAADYDHDLVRKHALWGNLMAGGGGVEWYFGYRYPNSDLTAQDWRSRDQMWNLTRFALQFFKQYLPFWQMHSADNLTADPNDYCLSLAGKIYAVYLPQGGGTTLNLGKNTGKYLVQWYNPRLGGALQTGSVRQITGPGIKSLGLPPEKNKQDWVCFITNASSTTNNEVATMYNSLNPASTNALAETFFTVYPNPIQNQITIQANQPVALPVEVILRDSKGKLVIRSLFDKAEFSTAQVNTHQLKPGIYYLQINYGTKFFTQKLVKYDK from the coding sequence ATGCAAAAGATGAATACCGCTTATCTGTCCTTAGTATTTGGGTTTATAGTAAAATGGTGCTTTATGTTTTTAATAGGTATCCTACCACTTACTCAGGGTAATGCTAGCACTCCTCTCCCAAAAACTAGTACATTCATTCGCGCGAACAATGCGCGTGAAGCAATTATTTTAGCTAAGGAGCAAGTAGTCAGTTTTTCGCATGTTAATGCCGATATCGATCAGCCCATTCAGACTCTTAATCATGGCGCGATTCATCATTTAGAAGCCTTACCCACCAAAAACGTAAATATCAAAGCAAATATTCCCCCTAACTCACCACCAGATGTAGTAAGACCACCCACCAACCAAGCGCTTATAACAGAGAAATTTTTTTCTTTTTCCGCGGGCCAGTACACCGATCCTGATGCCAGCGACACCTTATCCTTTCGGGCTACTCTGGCCGATAAAAGCCACTTACCCGCCTGGTTGAAATTTAATGCCGGTACCCTTACTTTTAGCGGTACGGCTCCCGCCATTGAAACAGATTTAACGGTGCTGGTAACGGTTACCGATAAAGACCAGGCTTCGGTAACTATCAATTTTCGGATTTTAGTTCGGCGACCCACTCCCCCAGTTATTTCGGGTGAATTAAAGAAATGGCACAAGATAACGCTCACTTTTAATGGCCCTTCAGCGAGCGAAACCGATGTTGTTAATCCTTTTTTAAATTACCGCCTGAACGTTGTTTTTAGTAAGGGAAGCCGAAAACTGGTGGTGCCGGGGTATTATGCCGCCGACGGAAATGCCGGGGAAAGCAGCACTACCAACGGTGCTAAATGGCGGGTTCATTTTTCTCCGGACGAAACCGGCAAATGGACGTACCGGGCCTCTTTCCGGGAAGGAAAAAATGTGGCCGTAAGTAGTGCGGTTAACGCCGGCAGTGCGGTTGCGTTCGACGGCGTAACCGGCAGTTTTACCGTTGCGCCTACTAATAAAACCGGGTCTGATTTACGGGCGCAAGGGCGTTTACGGTATGTGGGCCAGCATTATTTGCAATTCGCCGAAACTGGGAAATACTTTTTAAAAGGCGGCGCCGATAGTCCGGAAAACTTTTTAGCTTATCAAGAATTTGATAATACCTACAGTCAGAATCCGGCCGCGGATTACACCAAAACGTATGGTTCGCATTTAACTGATTGGCAACCCGGAGATCCTACGTGGCAAGCCGGAAAAGGAAAAGGCATCATTGGGGCACTTAATTACCTGGCTGGCAAAGGTATGAACACGGTTTATTTCTTAACCCTGAACGTGAACGGCGATGGTAAAGATGTCTGGCCCTGGACTTTGCCCACCGAAATGGTTAGATACGATGTTTCCAAGCTGGATCAATGGGAAATTGTTTTCTCGCACATGGATAAACTCGGTTTGATGCTCCACGTCGTTACCCAGGAACAGGAAAATGATCAATTACTCGATAACGGGGAATTAGGCACGCAACGCAAATTATATTACCGCGAATTAATTGCCCGCTTCGGCCATCATTTAGCGATTACCTGGAACCTAGGCGAAGAAAGCACGAATACCGATGCGCAACGAAAAGCCTTCAGCCAGTATATCCGGCAGTTAGACCCTTATAAAAGCCCCATTAACGTTCATTCGCATCCGGCTCAAAGAGCGGCGGTGTATACACCCTTGTTGGGTTACACTCCCCTGGAAGGCCCTTCTTTGCAGATAGTTCACCCCGAAGATACCCACGCGGAAACTTTATATTGGCTTGATCAATCGGCGAAAAGCGGGCATAAATGGATTGTGACTCTGGATGAGATTGGACCTTCTACTACCGGAGTAAAGCCGGATGCCGCTGATTATGACCATGATTTAGTGCGGAAGCATGCTTTATGGGGAAATTTAATGGCGGGCGGCGGCGGCGTAGAATGGTATTTTGGTTACCGATACCCGAATTCTGATTTAACGGCTCAGGACTGGCGTTCCCGCGACCAAATGTGGAATTTAACCCGCTTTGCCCTGCAGTTTTTCAAGCAATACCTTCCTTTCTGGCAAATGCATAGTGCCGATAATCTTACCGCTGACCCTAATGATTACTGCCTGAGTTTAGCGGGTAAAATTTATGCCGTTTATCTACCTCAGGGCGGCGGCACAACCCTGAATTTAGGAAAAAATACCGGTAAGTACCTAGTGCAATGGTACAATCCCCGGTTGGGTGGCGCCTTACAAACTGGCTCCGTTCGGCAAATTACGGGTCCGGGTATAAAATCTTTGGGCCTGCCCCCCGAAAAAAATAAGCAAGACTGGGTTTGTTTCATCACAAATGCTAGCAGTACTACTAACAACGAAGTTGCTACTATGTATAACTCCTTAAATCCGGCTTCAACCAACGCTCTCGCGGAAACATTTTTTACTGTTTATCCCAATCCCATTCAAAATCAAATAACTATCCAAGCCAATCAACCAGTTGCCTTACCTGTTGAAGTAATATTGCGGGATAGTAAGGGTAAACTAGTAATCCGATCTTTATTTGATAAAGCAGAATTTTCAACCGCACAAGTGAATACGCATCAGCTAAAACCCGGCATTTACTATCTACAAATAAATTACGGTACTAAATTTTTTACCCAAAAATTGGTAAAATACGATAAGTGA